Proteins encoded within one genomic window of Streptomyces sp. NBC_01314:
- the fdxA gene encoding ferredoxin produces the protein MPYVIAEACIDVMDRSCMEECPVDCIYEGDRKLYINPMECIDCGNCEPVCPVEAISQDRRVAPELKDFVADNKRFFTESLPGRDEPIGLPGGAAGHGPVGADTELVAGYDPRG, from the coding sequence ATGCCCTACGTGATAGCCGAGGCGTGCATCGACGTCATGGACCGCTCCTGTATGGAGGAGTGCCCCGTCGACTGCATCTACGAAGGCGACCGCAAGCTCTACATCAACCCGATGGAATGCATCGACTGTGGCAACTGTGAGCCGGTCTGCCCGGTCGAGGCGATCTCCCAGGACCGCAGGGTGGCGCCGGAGCTGAAGGACTTCGTCGCGGACAACAAGCGGTTCTTCACCGAGTCCCTGCCGGGCCGCGACGAGCCGATCGGCCTGCCGGGCGGCGCCGCCGGCCACGGCCCGGTCGGCGCGGACACCGAACTCGTCGCCGGGTACGACCCGCGAGGCTGA